Part of the Musa acuminata AAA Group cultivar baxijiao chromosome BXJ3-10, Cavendish_Baxijiao_AAA, whole genome shotgun sequence genome, GGCTCTCCTTGGTGAAATTTTACTGAAGCAATTCACATAACTAAACATTTGTTGGGTTCACATTCACCCCAAAAATTCAACCTAACCTAGTTGGGACTTGGGAGAAGGGTCAGAAGTGTTGGCACCAAAATTAAGACAGCATACTTGAAGACATACGAATCAGTATTAAAATACATATCTCTCAGCATTACCTACATATGTTTCCAGCAATGTGAGAAATCTGATCACGAACAGAAGTACATGGGAAACATAGGGAGACTGGTCAATaagcaacaagaaaaagaaatcatGGGAAAAATGCCATACAATTATGAAGATCAGTACAAATACACAGAGAAGTTTTCACAATTGTCTCAACATAATGCTGAAAAGAAAATCACACTGTAAATTGTGTATAGGATAAAAAAAGTTGTTGTGTAGAGAAGTAACAACAAACCTTTAAAGCAGTCTGTTTTCTCAAAACAGCATTGGACTTAAACATCACTGCTGAGATCCAAATAGTGACCAAGAAACCTGtagttttcaagaaaattaacatTCAAAAGTCAGGTAATAAGTGAACAAGCCAATTTGTATCCAGTGATCCAGAAGCATAGAAAATTAGGTCCATAATGACAGCTACTCCAACAAAAGTACAATACAAatataaagagaaacaaaaaaaaaagttatacaaATCAAATCAATAATGACATTCTTAAAAATGACACTGCCTATAAGCCATGAACATGTTCCACATCAATAATCAAAAAGCGCACAATTGGAAGAAATAACAAAGCAAAACAAACAAAAGCACTTCTAGAACTTGTCATAGAGCAGTGTTTACATGTAACACACAACTGCAAAGGAAACAACAGCATAAGTTTTAAGCAAAcactacagcataataaacacacAAAATGCTATCTTGGAAGGAAAAGGATGCAAACATGTATATTGCAAATTTTGAGACGATAAAACCAAGGCATCAGCAAAATGATCATAATTCGAGCATCTCCATCAGACAATTCTCAAAGTTTCTCAACAACACTAACGAAATAACAGACGCGAACATCCTTACCCTGCAAATGCTGTCTGATAAAGACTACCAAAAGAAGCAACGAGAATGGCAGTATCTGCTCGATCCATTTAGCAATCCGTTGTATATCATATCTCTGATACGACGAATCCCTGTTGTTACCTGTCATGTTCACATCACCATCTGAGCTGTGGCCGCCAAATGCGGAGTCAGATGTCGGCACAGAGGAAGACGGCGAGGCCCCCTCTCCGACTCCATTATCACTTACTCCATCTCCTCCCTGCCTCTCGGATGAAGCAGCGATCAGCTCACCAGGGACAACAACACCAGAATTCACCTCTCCACCGGGACCCAGAGCCGAACGATGCAGCTGGCTCGACGCCACCCGGAGGCTCTCCTGATCGCCAGCCCCCACTATCCTTATCGACACCTCCCCGCCGCCGGTGGGGGACGTGGAAGACTCGTCCACCCGGGCAGGACCAACCTCTGGCAGCGGTAATCCCCCGCCGATCAATCTCTCGCTTTCCGATTGGCTCGCTTCGGGCCGCAAGATCCCGGAGTACTCCAGGAGCGCCGACAACGGTGCCTGGATGAGATTAGACGCCGAGTAAGGGATAACGTACCTCCTCGAAGAGCCGCCTCCGGCACTACCGGAGGAAGGGGCCCTGTAAGGATCAGAACCTCCGCTGGGGGTATCCATCACCTGGGAACCGAATCGGACCGAGAAAACCTCAGAAAGTGCGTCAAGAAACGGTGATCGATGTCTAGAAGGATCCTTGTCGGAAATTATGGGAGAGAGCGGGTGCTGGAGCAATGTAGGAGGGATCTCTTGCGGGGAATTCAAAAACCCTAATTCGAGGCGTGGGAAAGGGGGAAGGAGGAGGGTTCTTGGAAGGACGGGGAGGAAAACAGGAGGACGAAGCAAGAGAGGGTAGGAAGGAAGGCCGCGTCAAATAAATATCGTCTCTTCTATTCCCTCCCTGTTCGGTGTCTCAGTCCGCGTAGTTGTTACACGCCGTGCCATTACCATCTCGTACTGAAACACCCGGAGTGCCTTTCAGGGGTGATGTCATCTCCGACACACCAATGGCGTTGCTACTGTTCGTCCTGCCCTGTCGCCAATGAACTGCCATTTCGCTGAGCCGTACCGAGTCACCCATGGAATATTCCATGGGTTACGTCATCGCTGACGCATCCACGGCGTTGTTATTGTTCGTCGTCCCCGGCCATCAATGAACTGCGGTTTCACTGGTCGTACTCAGTCACCCCTGGAATCGTACATGGGTGATATAACCTCTGATGCATCCAAGAACTGAGGGGTAGTACTTCTGCCAGCAATATCGTCCAGGGGTGACGGAGTCTGTCTTCGTCGAACAAAGTTACAGCTGAACAAGATTGTGTTATACAGGGCATTTTTACTGTTTCAATGTTTTAAGGTGGATGAAGACTTGAATAAGAGTTTAACCAGTACAGGGACGAAGCAGGCTACACTGTGCATGGGGGGTGACCACCCGCTGGTCCTGCAGTTGCCTCACTGCGGCCACTTCACGTACCTGTTGCTACACTTAATAGCGTAAACCTAAATTTATTGATGAGATATGGACGACACAGCATCAAATATGGCACCCGTATAACCACCACGTGCAAGACAAATCCATCAAACGTCGCACCAGCAATACATGAGCATCATTAGGGATGAAGACAAATCAATCATAGTATCTGAAAAGCTTAACCATTTCGAGTTTAAAAAAATAGGCCATATGCAATCCAAAAATGAGACCTCTAtctaacaataaataaataattgaaaATAAAGAAAGATTCAACCAACATATTAAAATGACGTCAGTCACAAAATAAAGTCAACTTTTTACCAGTGATGTTCCACCGACACCCTTCTAGCAGAGTTTTTGAGTTGAACAGACAGAGAAGCTAGCAGAGTTATCGTGCAAAGCTACGCTTGGTGATACAGGTCTTGAAAACAGAGAATAACTGAACCAGGATAAGATCAACAAGGGGGTAATTGGTGATCCGCGATGTCAATGAACGAAAACACACAAACAAGAGCAACAATGATCAAGTTAAACTGTCAAATGAAAAGAGTTTTCATATGCCCCAGAATCATACTGACAACAAAAACAAGCAGAAATATCCTTGCAAAATTAACTGAAGATGACGGTCTTTAAAACAGAAAGCAACTAACAATGCTTGCATAATATTCCAGCAAATGATTCTAAGAAGTTTCCGCAACTGCAGCTGGTAAGAAAGCCTTTCCGGGACGGCGAGCAGCAAGTGGACCATGGCATCCAAGTAACTGCACAACCAGACATCTCGTTAACAGATTGCTTTATAAACGGCAGATGATGAAATAATTTCTCAGATAATAAATATCTGATGTAATTTCCTATCGTTATGGAATACTGGAAAATTAATAAGATGCCAATTCTACCCATGGAGAAGGATAGGGACTAACATGATGAGCAGGAATAATTTCTCTTAATGACAATTCAAGACACATGAGGAGGAAAAATAAAACAAAGCCAATATGACAAAAAAAACATTCGTTTGACAAAGCCACAATCCTTTTAAGGTAAAAGATCATCAGCTCTGGTTCAAATATCTTCCTTCCTTTTCCTACACAAGCATAAAAAAGGCACATATATAGGTACCATTGGATAGTCTACCACAAATAACATGGAGAAGGTGGAACAAGTAAATCTAAAGATCTAAAATGTTATGACAAAGGATAAAAATTAGGATTGGTGCATTTCATGATCTGTACAATGGCATGGAGTAGCCCAGCCAACCGCATGTAAATTGGGTGTGACTACCGAACTGTCCCCTTTTTTGTGTCTTAAGTAATATGGTTAAGATTAAAAATAGTTGTTGGCAAAGCAAGTCTGTTGTGAGGGTGTCACCAAATAATTTCATCCACCCAATTTATACCTCCACAATTTCAGATGAAACAGTACTTACCTTAGCATTGACACCATCTGGGGCAATTCTGTTCTCACTCTTCCACTTCAAATAGTCAGCACGACTAAACTTAGTGAAGCCCCTGAAAATTAATTTGTTGAATCAGAACCGATAGAAGAACATAGGAGACGGATCTCCAATGACTACACAATAGCCCAAACATTATGCTCCTTAGCATCTCCTAACCAGAGATACAAGGCTAAATCTTTGTTTGAGAAGACCTATAGTGACAATGAATTTAGAAAATAACAATAATACTGGATGCATTAGCATTAGCAATTTAAAGCGGGTAGAAAGTTTCCTTTTGTGATGCTTACCACTTTCCACTGATGATAATCTTTTGACGGCCAGGGAACTTGAACTTCGCACGTCGTAGGGCCTCTTGGGCATTATTGCTATTGTTATCTTTGCAACGAACAGAGAGGAGGACTTGACCAATGCTTACCCTAGCACACGTCCCTTGAGGCTTCCCAAAGGCCCCCCTCATCCCAGTCTGGAGCCTATCAGCTCCAGCGCAAGAAAGCATCTTGTTGATACGTAAAACATGGAATGGATGCACTCTCACTCGTAGGTGGAAAGCATCCTTTCCAGCAAACTTTGTCATATATTTGTTACATGCAATACGAGCAGCCTCAAGAGCCTCGCTGGAAACATTTTCCTTTTCCCAGCTCACCAAGTGAACACAGAAGGGAAATTCATCCACTCCTTTCTTCTTCATTCCAACATCGTAGATCCTAATCTTAGGATCGGGAACACCACGGCAGTACCGAGATTTCGGGTATGGTTTGTTCTTAATCTGACGATAGCATCTTGCAGGTCCTGCatgaggaataaaaaaattaaaattttcattcaaacCCTAACGATGAGAATTAACAATTGCATAATTGATGAATAATTTTTGGAAaatcagaaaaggaaaaaaaatacgaTCATCAGATACCAAAACTCATCTCAAGATTTACTCTATCCAAAGGGAAAGCATATTGGATCTACCTCTTCAAGTGAATGCATTTACTATGTGCAAATTTGAATAAAGGATAAGGATAATAGCCAGTAACTAATAAGAAATTCCATTGGGGATGAAGTATATCATTTTAAAACTAAAAACTACATGAACAAAATTACTAAAgtgcatattgcaaactctttttttttactGACCCCTGCTTTCTCCTCAAACTTCTTGTTAAGTAGACCCCAATAAGTGAAAAATATTATCATACGGATCACACGTATGGCCTTGTAAATTTCAAAAGTCACAACAAAATGAACAAACAACTTTAACCACAGAGGGCAATCTATACCTAGTTAATTCCAGTTGCAACATGTCCTGTAAATTTCAAAAGTTGTTTCTTTTATAATCATATACATAAGTATCATTGCAGACTGGTTGGCTAGTTATGCTGGCAGACTAGCCGTCTTACTCGTCTTACCAGAATGAACCTAATTAAAAATTCAACTAAGGATGAAGTATATCATATTAAAAGtaaaaagttcatgaacaaaATACAAACTCTTTTTTAAATGGCAGCTAGAGACTAATTCAATATGGGGTCGGCATGCAGGGCCCCTGGTCCTCTCCTTAAACTTCTTGTTAAGTAAACCCCTATAAGTGAAAAGTAATGACATACAGATAACACATATGGCCCTCATCGACAAAATGAACAAGCAACTTAACAACATAGGGAAATCCATACCTAGTTAATTCCAGTTGCAACATGTCCTATAAATTCAAAGGTGTTTCCTTGACAAACATATACAGGAGTATCATTGCAGACGGTTTGGCTAGTTATGCTGGCAGACACCATCGGCGTTACTCATCTTACCAGGACAAGCCTATTGGGGTTCTTCATCTCTGCAACAGGAACTTGGGATACCCATTTGTTGGAACAATTAGCTAATTAGTCTCCAGACACCACCGAAAAGAAAACTACTCTACACTTGTGGTGATTCAAATTGTAACGAATTCATGCTCTCTACCAACCCTTCGAAGCTACAAACTAGCTTATAATTTATCTCAAGCCTATGAAGTTTGAAACTAATTATAGACATATTCCAAGTACCCTTATTCTTTTCGCACGAAGTGCTGCACAAGCTTGCGACTTGTACAAACAACCATTTGACATATAAATAGGATTTATCTAAAACAAAGCATACAAATGCATCTAATCCTCGTATGTTAGCCTTTGAGGTGGCCTACCGTTGTGGATCGAGACCATGGAATGTCAACACATCCATTGTTTCATCCAAAGTATAGACATCTAATTGCGGCATACATTCTCATCGTAATAGCTCAATACAAACAACGAATCAAACTTATGTCCGCATGATCCCATCGCACGCAAAGAAAAGAATCGCCCACTAAAATCGAATCTCTGCCGGAACGGAAGGGGGAACAATGCTTCATGTCAAGCAAAATTCATCGGATCCGACCAAAACCACAAGAGAAACAATAAACCCGACGTCAATCGAACTAGCACGAGAAAAGTGAGGAATAAAGCTAGGATAATCGAGCAACTCACGCCTCCCCATGGCTGAAACGAAGGCAGAAGACGATACCTACGCCGCAAATCGCAGAAGAGCCAGA contains:
- the LOC135651562 gene encoding uncharacterized protein LOC135651562 isoform X1, with the translated sequence MDTPSGGSDPYRAPSSGSAGGGSSRRYVIPYSASNLIQAPLSALLEYSGILRPEASQSESERLIGGGLPLPEVGPARVDESSTSPTGGGEVSIRIVGAGDQESLRVASSQLHRSALGPGGEVNSGVVVPGELIAASSERQGGDGVSDNGVGEGASPSSSVPTSDSAFGGHSSDGDVNMTGNNRDSSYQRYDIQRIAKWIEQILPFSLLLLVVFIRQHLQGFLVTIWISAVMFKSNAVLRKQTALKGERKISVIVGIILVCMVHVFGIYWWYRNDDLLYPLIMLPPKEIPRFWHAVFIILVNDVVMRQAAMIVKCILLIYYKNFKGRSYRKQGQMLTLVEYFLLLYRSLLPTAVWYRFFLNKEYGSLFSSLTTGLYLTFKLTSVVEQVQSFFAALKALSRKEVHYGSYATSEQVIAAGDLCAICQEKMNVPILLRCKHIFCEDCVSEWFERERTCPLCRVLVKPAGLRSFSDGSTTLFFQLF
- the LOC104000970 gene encoding large ribosomal subunit protein uL16, encoding MGRRPARCYRQIKNKPYPKSRYCRGVPDPKIRIYDVGMKKKGVDEFPFCVHLVSWEKENVSSEALEAARIACNKYMTKFAGKDAFHLRVRVHPFHVLRINKMLSCAGADRLQTGMRGAFGKPQGTCARVSIGQVLLSVRCKDNNSNNAQEALRRAKFKFPGRQKIIISGKWGFTKFSRADYLKWKSENRIAPDGVNAKLLGCHGPLAARRPGKAFLPAAVAETS